The genomic interval TATTTGGTAGCAGCATTTCGTTCTGTTGTGATTGAAAAGGCTGTTTTTGATGAAATTATTGCAGAAAAGAAGGGGGAATAAATGGCAGATATTACAGACATTAAGTCAATTCTCTATACAGAAAAATCTCTCTCACTCCAAGAAAGTGGCGTGTTGGTTGTGCAAACAGCAACAAATGTAAGTAAAAATCAATTAAAGGAGATTTTTAAAGAATATTTTGGGATTACACCTCTAAGAATCAATTCTCTTCGTCAAGAGGGCAAGGTAAAAAGATTTAGAGGTAAAATCGGGCAGAGAGCATCGTTTAAAAAGTTTTATGTAAAGATTCCAGAGGGCGCAAAACTTGATGCGCTATCAGTATAAGGAGTGATTATGGCAGTTAAAACATATAAGCCCTATACCCCAAGTCGTAGATTTATGAGCAATCTAAGTTCTAGCGACATTACGGGTAAGGCGAGTGTAAAAAGTTTGCTTATTAAATTACCAGTAAGTGCAGGAAGAAATAATAATGGACGCATTACAAGTCGTCATAAAGAAGGCGGAGCTAAGAAGTTTTATAGAATCATTGATTTTAAACGTAATAAATTTAATATTCAAGGAAAAGTAGCAGCGATTGAGTATGACCCATATCGCAACTGCCGCATAGCACTTATTCATTATGTTGATGGAGAAAAGCGTTATATTATTCAACCTAGTGGTCTCAAAGTGGGTGATGTAGTATTTTCTGCCTCATCTGGGCTTGATATTAAAACAGGCTTTGCAATGAAATTAAAAAGTATGCCTATTGGAACGATTGTGCATAATATTGAAATGCACCCGGGTGCAGGTGGAGCACTCGCAAGGAGTGCAGGAACAAGTGCGCAAATTATGGGGCGTGAGGGTAAATATATTATCCTTAGAATGCCAAGTGGAGAAATGAGATATATTTTAGAAGAATGTATGGCGACCATAGGCGTAGTGGGAAATGAGGATTTTGCAAATATCTCTATTGGTAAAGCAGGGCGTAATCGTCATCGTGGTA from Helicobacter hepaticus ATCC 51449 carries:
- a CDS encoding 50S ribosomal protein L23 → MADITDIKSILYTEKSLSLQESGVLVVQTATNVSKNQLKEIFKEYFGITPLRINSLRQEGKVKRFRGKIGQRASFKKFYVKIPEGAKLDALSV
- the rplB gene encoding 50S ribosomal protein L2, whose translation is MAVKTYKPYTPSRRFMSNLSSSDITGKASVKSLLIKLPVSAGRNNNGRITSRHKEGGAKKFYRIIDFKRNKFNIQGKVAAIEYDPYRNCRIALIHYVDGEKRYIIQPSGLKVGDVVFSASSGLDIKTGFAMKLKSMPIGTIVHNIEMHPGAGGALARSAGTSAQIMGREGKYIILRMPSGEMRYILEECMATIGVVGNEDFANISIGKAGRNRHRGIRPQTRGSAMNPVDHPHGGGEGKTGSSGHPVSPWGTPAKGFKTRKKKASDKLIISRKKK